The Akkermansia sp. RCC_12PD genome contains the following window.
ACGACGATGGAAGCCGGCTCCATCTTTGAATTGAGCTTGTCCATTGGGGGACCCGCCGGAGATACACTGGCGTGCAACAGTTTGATGCTTCAGTCCGGCGTCTTCCGGATTGACGCGGGAGCCATGTTGAAACTGGCAGCCCTGACCATCGACTATTCCACCGATTTCTGGGACACATCCCGAATCCTGAATTTCATTGACGGAGGGGATAACGCCATGCTGACGGGCAATTTCACGCTGGATACGTCCGCCGCCGGGGATTATTCGGCCTACGGGGAGTGGAGCTTGCAAAAGAGTGAAGACTCCAAAGATATGAACATGGTGTGGACACCAAATGAAGTTTCCGCTCCGGTTTCCATGCAGTCTGCTGCGTTTACGGCTGCGGCTCCGGTGCCGGAACCGTCCGCCGCGGTGCTGCTGATGGCTGCCGCGGGAGCGTTGTTCCTGCGCCGCTCCGTTCAGCGGAACGGATAAAATGGCCGTTCAATTACAAACACCGCATTCCGGGAGGAATGCGGTGTTTTGTTTTTCTTCCTGTCCCCAGGGAAGGGACGGAATTCTTAAAGGGAAAGGATGCGCGCCCTGCGGGCTACATCCTCCGGGGAAAGGGAGTAAAGGCAGTCCAGCAGGGAGACGGCAAAAGAGCCGGGGGCCGGACTTTGTTCAAAGGCCATTTCCCCGGCGATTCCCATCAGGACGGCGGTGGAAACGGCCGCCTGAAGCGGGGATGGGGAGACGGCGGCGCAGGCGGCGGCCAGCGCGCCCATGGAGCAGCCCACGCCCGTGACGCGGGACATCATGGGATGCCCGTTTTCCGTGGAAACCACCTGGTGACCGTCCGTGGAATAGTCCGTACGGCCCGTGACGAGAACGGCCGCCCCCGTGTGCAGGGCCAGTTCCCTGGCCGCCTGCAGGGCGTCCGCGCTGGAACTGGTGCTTTCCGGTCCTTTCGTGACGGAGGAATAACCGGCCAAGGCCATGATTTCCGAGGCGTTCCCGCGGATGATGCGGGGCGTTTGTTCCTTCAACTGCCGTGCCAGCCGCGTGCGGAGAGAGAGCGCCCCCACGGCCACCGGGTCCAGAACCCAGGGGATGTTCAGCCGGTTGGCTTCCTGCACGGCCGTCTGCATGACGGCGCCTTGTTCGTGCGTGACAGTGCCCAGATTGACCAGCAGGGCGCCCGTTCCGCCGCGCAGCATTTCCACTGTTTCCTCTGCGTCGTTGAGCATGGCGGGGACGGCTCCCGCGGCCAGCAGGAGGTTGGCCGTCAGGGGCTGCACGACGGAGTTGGTCAGGGAGAGCACCAGCGGGGCCTCCTCCCTGATTTTTTCCAGATCTGAGGAGACGGCGCTGACAAGGCCGGATGATGAAGGCATGGCGTTTGAAAGAGTGTCTTGTTGTCCAGTGTTTCCGGAAAGACGGACGATCAGGCCAGCGCCCGTGCGGCGGCTTCCGGGTCCTCCGCTCCGCAAATGGCGGAGACTGCGGCAATGCCTGCGGCCGTTCCCGTGGCCCGCACCTGGCGCGCGCGTTCCGCATCCAGCCCACCGATGGCGACGACGGGCAGGGGGGACCGGGAGGCCAGGGCGGCGAAGCCCTTCACGCCCAGCACGGGCGGGGCGTTGAGTTTGGAAATGGTCGGGAAAACGGGCCCCATTCCCAGGTAGTCCACCAGGGAGGCGTCCACGGCGCGGAGCTGGTCCATGTTGGAGACGGACAGCCCCAGGATTTTGTCCGGGCCGATCATGGCGCGCACGGAGGGTACGGGAAGGTCCCGCTGGCCGATGTGGACGCCGTCCGCATCCAGCGCCAGCGCCAGGTCAATGCGGTTGTTGACAATGAAGGGGACGCCGCGCGCCGCCAGGAAATCCCGGA
Protein-coding sequences here:
- the thiM gene encoding hydroxyethylthiazole kinase codes for the protein MPSSSGLVSAVSSDLEKIREEAPLVLSLTNSVVQPLTANLLLAAGAVPAMLNDAEETVEMLRGGTGALLVNLGTVTHEQGAVMQTAVQEANRLNIPWVLDPVAVGALSLRTRLARQLKEQTPRIIRGNASEIMALAGYSSVTKGPESTSSSADALQAARELALHTGAAVLVTGRTDYSTDGHQVVSTENGHPMMSRVTGVGCSMGALAAACAAVSPSPLQAAVSTAVLMGIAGEMAFEQSPAPGSFAVSLLDCLYSLSPEDVARRARILSL
- the thiE gene encoding thiamine phosphate synthase, with protein sequence MKSFNLHLYLVTDEAAKCRHGLLETVRKAVDGGVTIVQYRSTNPDAGTCYREALPIRDFLAARGVPFIVNNRIDLALALDADGVHIGQRDLPVPSVRAMIGPDKILGLSVSNMDQLRAVDASLVDYLGMGPVFPTISKLNAPPVLGVKGFAALASRSPLPVVAIGGLDAERARQVRATGTAAGIAAVSAICGAEDPEAAARALA